The sequence CGGTCAGCAGCCCGTACGTTCCCGCGCACACGCCCAGCAGGCCGCCGAGGGTGAGCACGGCCGTCGTACGGCGGACCCGGACGGGGACCTCGGCGCTGCGGCCGTAGCCGCGGGCCTCCATCGCCGCCGCGAGCGCGACCGAGTGCTCCAACGCGCCCTCCAGAACGGGCAGTCCGACCTGGAGCAGGCCGCGCAGGCCCCGGTCCGGGCGGCCGCGCAGCCGGCGGGCGGCGCGCAGGCGCTGGACGTCGGCGACGAGGTGGGGCGCGAAGGTGAGGGCGACGACCACGGCGACGCCGGTCTCGTACAGCGCCCCCGGCAGCGACTTGAGCAGGCGGCCCGGACTCGCGAGGGCGTTCGCCGCGCCGACGCAGATCAGGAGGGTCGCCAGCTTCAGACCGTCGTACGCCGCGAAGACCAGCGCCTCGGCGGTGACCCTGCCGCCCAGCCGGATGCCCTCGGCCCAGTGCGGGAGCGGGACTTCGGGGAGGGCGAGGAGCGTGTGGGTGCCGGGGATGGGGGAGCCGAGCGCCACCGCGAAGACAAGACGGATGAGGAGGACGGCGACGCCGAGCCTGGCGAAGGCGGTGTAGGAGCGGGCGGCGGGGGCGGGGGTGCGGTGCGTCGCCACGACGTAGGCGGACGCGGATATGAGGAGGGCGAGGAGGAGGGGGTTGGTGGTGCGGGTGGCGGCAGTGCCGAGCGAGAGCGCCCAGAGCCACCAGGCGCCGGGGTGGAGCGCGGTCCGGCGCCCGGCGGGGGCGGGTTCGCCCACGCGCGCTTGCGGGGTGCCGCTGCTACGCATCGCGCCGCCGTCGCGACTGCCACACCGCCGCGCCCGCCAGCAGGGCGACCACGCCCGCGCCGATCGGCAACCCGAGGGAAGGTCCGCCGCCCGAGCCGCCGTTCCCCTCCTTCGCGTCCTTGGCGTCCTTCCCTGCGGCGGACGCCCGCTTCCCCGCCGGCACCTGCTCCCCGCACCCCGTCCGCGGATAACCGGCGATCGCGCACAGCAGGGCGTTGGTGTCGTAGCGCAAGGGCCTCGCGACGGCGGCCAGCGCCTCGGCCGTCGTCGCGTCGCCGGACACACGCGCGCAGGCCGTCCGCCGGGCCGGCGGCGTCTCGCCGGACGGCGCGTCCGCCGGGGTGCCGAAGTCGAGGACGAACGCCACCCGCTTCGTGCCGGACCTGGCCGGGGTGGACGCACAGATCGTGCCGAAGTCCGCCGCGCCGCGCGGCCTGCTGGCGTCCGCCGAGTCCGCGCTGACCGCGAAGCGGAAGCCCTCCACCGCGCCGTCGTCGGGCTGGACACCCGACGGGCCCGTCGTGGCGTAGGTCCACTGCCCGCCCGTGCGCTCCCAGAAGGACCAGTAGCGGTACCCGGTGGCATGCGCCTGTGTCGCCGCGGCCGTGAGCAGGACGAACGCGGTCAGCACCAGGCTCGCGGCGCGGCGGGCCGCGGTCACGGCTGCCGCTTCTTGCGGCCGCTCAGCAGGAAGCCGATGCCGATGCCCGCGACGAGGCAGACGCCGACGAACCACCAGGCACCGAACGACGAGTTGTCGTCGGACTTCTTCTTGGTCCCGGGCGTGGCCGAGGCCATGTGCGGGGCCGGGCCCAGCTCGTTGAGGGACCGGACGAGGCTGGTGCCGCCGAAGTCGCCCGGCTGCGCGCCGACCGCGTGCGCGGCGAGGATCAGCTGGGCGTAGGCCGCCGGGCCGCTCTGCTCGGCCCAGTGAGCGGCGTTGTTCTCCAGCCAGGTGTACGACCGCAGCGCCTGCGCGAGCCGGCCGTCGGCGGCGAGCGCGACGACCGCGTCCGCTGTGTTGCCGAAGTCCGGCTGGTCCGTGGCGCCGGGCAGCGTGGACGTCAGGTGGCCGCTCTTCGCGAGGACCGACGCGAGGTTCGCGCCCGCGTTGTCCGCGACCTGTGCCGGGGTGAGGTGCTTGCTGTCGGCGCACTCGTGGGTGCCGGGGGCCTTGCCGGCCCCGGTGACGAACCCCTTGCCGAGCGCACCGAGCACGCCCGCCGCCGTCGCGTCCGCGTTGGCCAGCAGCTTGCCCTTCTTGTCCGGCTGGTAGGCGAGGCCACCGCCGCCGGGCTGGCCGCAGGGGATGGACCGGGCGGCCAGCAGGTCGTAGGGCGACTCGCCCGCCTTGCGGACGTCCGCCGGGTTGGTGCCGACGGCGGCCAGCGCGCCGATGACGACGGACGTGGAGTTGGTGTCGCTGGCGGCGGCCGGGGAGTAGCCCCAGCCGCCGTCCTCGTTCTGCACGGACTTCAGCCAGGCCATGGCCTTGTCGACCGCGGCCTCGTGCCCGCCGGCCGCCTTCAGGGCCTGGACGGCGGCGGCCGTGCTGTTGGTGTCCACCATGACCTTGCCGTCGCAGGGCTTGGCCGGGGCGGCGCGGAACGCGGCGAAGGCGCCGTTCGCGCACTGCTGGCCGGCGAGCCAGTCCACGGCCTGCGCGGCCGGCTCGTAGCCGAGCGTGTGCTGTGCGACCAGCGTCAGCGACTGGCGCCACACGCCGTCGTACGTGGGGTCCGTCGTGCCGTACAGCCCGGCGGGGAGCACGGCCTTCGGGGACGGGGACGGGGACGGCCCGGCGGCCATGGCGGGCGCGGCGGCGGCCAGCACGCCTGCGACGGCGAGAGCCGCTGCGCTGCGGCGGACGTTCATGGGCGGCGACTGCCTCTCCTGCGGGGAGCCGGGCAGCGCGCGGGACACCCCGGGCGGCTCGGCTCCGTAGACCTCGACGGTGCCGTGCGCGGCGGGCCGCCGACGCACGTGAGCCGGTCAACGTCCCGTCCGGGGCAGTCCGGCTCGCCGTCCGGTGACGAACGGCTCACGGTTGCGGGGTCAGCGCCGGAATTGCACCGGCTTCCCCCTGTACGGGTGTGATGACGACCCCGCCACTTTACCGGCAGCCCCGCGCGACCTGAGGAGTGGCCGTGGGCACAGGGTGGCGGTGACCGGGGTCACTTGTCACGAGCGGCGGGGCGACGCCCTCAAGGGGCGCGGGCCGGGCGGGAGTTCGGCGCCGTGGCCCGGGCGTGCCTAGTGCTGCGACCGGAAAGGTTCACCGGCTCGCGACGCCCGGCACGGCACCTCGCCGCGTTGTCGCATCACCCGAGTACATCCAGTACACGGGCGATGCTCCGCCTTGCGATGCACCGCACCGGACGCCGCGAGCTTTCCGGCAAACCTTTCCGGCCACAGCACTAGGCGGCGTCCAGTGCCCGGTCGCACTCCGCCACGTCCTCCCCCTCCGCCACCCAGTACATCCGCCGCCGGCGCTGCCTGGAATCCGTCGACTCATCGAAGCGGACCGCCGCGGCGCGCTGCCGGCTGGGCGAGACGTCCACCCGCGTCCCGCACGCCAGCGCCAGCGCCACCTCCGCCAGGTCGACCCCGGTCGCCCGCTCCACCAGCGAAGGGATCAGGTCACCCGGCAGATACGGCGCGACCCCTGTCACCCGGGGCCCGCGTTCCGTCACCCGGAGCCCCACATGGGCGACGGCGTGGGTGAGCCCCAGTGCCCGTACCGCCCGCTCGACGGTCTGCCGCAGGAAGCGGTTGTGCAGCAGGCCGTCGTGCGCGTGGACGCAGTGCCGCAGTGGCAGGCGCCCCGGCCCACCCGGCGTCGTACGGGTGAGCGCGGCGATGCGGACCTCGTCGTCCAGGACGACGGTCTCGGCGGACACCAGCGGGCCGTCGGCGTCGCCGGGCCCGTCGGGCGGCACCCGGTGCCGGGCCAGCAGGGCGCGTACCACCACCGGGTCGGCGCAGGCCCTCGCCGTCTCGTGCGACAGGCCCGGCAGTCCCAGGTGCCCGGTGATCCGCGCGGCGGTGACCAGGTGCTCCCGGGTCCAGGTGAGCACCCCCGCGATCCGCTGCCCGTCCGCGTACCGGGCGATCGTCCCGGCCGTCTCCGCCTCCCGCGCCGGGTCGGCGGCGAGGTGGCCGGACAGGAAGGGCCGCGCCCAGCCGGGCGCGGCGGTGTCGACCAGGATCACCGGCCGGATCCCGGCGATCCGCGCCAGCGGGAATCCGTACGCGGCCGGGCCGGCCCCGAGCAGAAGGACGGGCTGAGGCATCGGCGCGTCACCTTCGCGGGGAGGCGGGGCAGAGATGCACCCCGGATGCCGCTCCCCCATAGGCGGCACCCGGGGTGGGTCTGTTGCTTGCTCTCTGTGCCGTGATCCTCACCCGTCGCACCCTCAACTGTCAACTATTACTGCCACATTGGGCAGTGACCGTTGTCGCGTCTGGTCGGCGACCGGACGACCGGGTAGCCTCGCGTCTCGTCCGGCCATCGCACGGACCACACACACTCAGGGGGGCCTCGGTGAGTGACGCCTATACCTCGCTGGCCGAAGTCCTGGCCAGGCTCGGGGAGTTGACCGGCCGGCCGGGCCGGCTGCCGGAGGCACTCGACGTGGCC comes from Streptomyces sp. FXJ1.172 and encodes:
- a CDS encoding prenyltransferase/squalene oxidase repeat-containing protein, producing the protein MNVRRSAAALAVAGVLAAAAPAMAAGPSPSPSPKAVLPAGLYGTTDPTYDGVWRQSLTLVAQHTLGYEPAAQAVDWLAGQQCANGAFAAFRAAPAKPCDGKVMVDTNSTAAAVQALKAAGGHEAAVDKAMAWLKSVQNEDGGWGYSPAAASDTNSTSVVIGALAAVGTNPADVRKAGESPYDLLAARSIPCGQPGGGGLAYQPDKKGKLLANADATAAGVLGALGKGFVTGAGKAPGTHECADSKHLTPAQVADNAGANLASVLAKSGHLTSTLPGATDQPDFGNTADAVVALAADGRLAQALRSYTWLENNAAHWAEQSGPAAYAQLILAAHAVGAQPGDFGGTSLVRSLNELGPAPHMASATPGTKKKSDDNSSFGAWWFVGVCLVAGIGIGFLLSGRKKRQP
- a CDS encoding CbiQ family ECF transporter T component produces the protein MRSSGTPQARVGEPAPAGRRTALHPGAWWLWALSLGTAATRTTNPLLLALLISASAYVVATHRTPAPAARSYTAFARLGVAVLLIRLVFAVALGSPIPGTHTLLALPEVPLPHWAEGIRLGGRVTAEALVFAAYDGLKLATLLICVGAANALASPGRLLKSLPGALYETGVAVVVALTFAPHLVADVQRLRAARRLRGRPDRGLRGLLQVGLPVLEGALEHSVALAAAMEARGYGRSAEVPVRVRRTTAVLTLGGLLGVCAGTYGLLTAEGAGYGLPVLLAGVAAALAGLRLGGRRSLRTRYRPDPWDARAWLVAGSGAAVAALLTLAATRDPQALHPGVVPLVAPTLPLWPAAAILLCLLPAFVVPREPS
- a CDS encoding SCO2322 family protein, which produces MTAARRAASLVLTAFVLLTAAATQAHATGYRYWSFWERTGGQWTYATTGPSGVQPDDGAVEGFRFAVSADSADASRPRGAADFGTICASTPARSGTKRVAFVLDFGTPADAPSGETPPARRTACARVSGDATTAEALAAVARPLRYDTNALLCAIAGYPRTGCGEQVPAGKRASAAGKDAKDAKEGNGGSGGGPSLGLPIGAGVVALLAGAAVWQSRRRRDA